One window from the genome of Desulforamulus ruminis DSM 2154 encodes:
- the trpC gene encoding indole-3-glycerol phosphate synthase TrpC, whose product MILDRILEVKRSEVQGLLERFRVSEMAREAAQLPPARDFRRAIDQPGRVSLIAEIKKQSPSKGLLCRFFDPCRLARIYRDHGAAAVSVLTDRTFFGGKGEYLAQVRQEVDLPLLRKDFILDPVQIYESRLLGADAVLLIVAALSRESLSRLLELCREVGLQALVEVHSEEELERAIKAGADLIGINNRNLQTFETELQTTLRLMEVVKESGITVVSESGIHHFRDMSLLKAVGVQAALVGEALVTAPDIGLKVQELAKGGGALAL is encoded by the coding sequence TTGATATTGGACCGCATATTGGAAGTCAAAAGAAGCGAAGTTCAAGGGCTGCTGGAACGGTTCCGGGTTTCCGAGATGGCCCGGGAAGCGGCTCAGTTGCCCCCCGCCAGGGATTTTCGCCGGGCCATTGATCAGCCCGGCAGGGTTTCTCTGATTGCCGAAATAAAAAAACAATCTCCCTCCAAGGGCCTCCTGTGCCGGTTCTTTGATCCTTGCCGCCTGGCCCGGATTTACCGGGATCATGGAGCGGCAGCCGTCTCCGTCCTGACGGATCGGACTTTTTTCGGCGGTAAAGGGGAGTATTTGGCCCAGGTTCGGCAGGAAGTGGATCTGCCCCTGCTGCGCAAGGATTTTATCCTTGACCCGGTGCAAATCTATGAGAGCCGGCTGCTTGGCGCCGATGCGGTGCTGCTCATCGTGGCGGCGCTTTCCCGGGAAAGTCTGTCCCGGCTGCTGGAGCTCTGCCGGGAAGTGGGTCTTCAGGCGCTGGTGGAGGTACACAGCGAGGAAGAACTGGAACGAGCCATAAAAGCCGGGGCGGATTTGATCGGCATTAACAACCGGAATCTGCAGACCTTTGAAACAGAATTGCAAACTACCCTGCGGCTAATGGAAGTAGTTAAAGAATCCGGTATAACCGTTGTCAGTGAGAGCGGCATTCATCACTTTAGGGACATGAGCCTGCTGAAGGCCGTGGGGGTCCAGGCTGCCCTGGTGGGTGAGGCCCTTGTTACGGCGCCGGATATCGGTCTTAAAGTGCAGGAACTGGCGAAGGGGGGCGGAGCCCTTGCCTTATAA
- a CDS encoding phosphoribosylanthranilate isomerase, with product MPYKGVKVKICGIRDPRTAYDTAMAGADAVGMVFAPSRRQVTPEQAREICQALPPLITRVGIFVDAAPKEVREIVNYCGLDVVQLHGQESPEYCRELGLRCIKAVAVRDGRTLEQADAFPVSAILADTYHPKEAGGTGKTFDWSIMEDIRLKRPLILAGGLHPGNVGRAVALLKPYGVDVSSGVEINGQKDITLIQAFISRAREVYGYAAG from the coding sequence TTGCCTTATAAAGGCGTAAAAGTCAAAATTTGCGGTATTCGGGATCCTCGTACCGCTTATGACACAGCCATGGCCGGAGCGGATGCCGTCGGTATGGTTTTTGCCCCCAGTCGACGCCAGGTGACTCCGGAACAGGCCAGGGAAATTTGCCAAGCCCTGCCGCCGCTGATCACCCGGGTGGGGATTTTTGTGGATGCGGCGCCTAAAGAAGTACGGGAAATCGTGAATTACTGCGGGTTGGATGTGGTACAACTGCACGGACAGGAAAGCCCGGAGTACTGCCGCGAATTGGGACTGCGCTGCATCAAGGCGGTTGCCGTCCGGGATGGCCGGACCCTGGAACAGGCCGATGCCTTCCCGGTCAGTGCCATTCTGGCGGATACCTATCACCCCAAGGAAGCCGGGGGCACCGGGAAAACCTTTGATTGGAGCATCATGGAAGATATCCGGTTGAAGCGGCCCTTGATTCTGGCCGGCGGCCTCCACCCGGGAAATGTGGGCCGGGCGGTGGCGCTCCTAAAACCCTACGGGGTGGATGTTTCCAGCGGTGTGGAGATTAACGGGCAGAAGGACATCACTTTAATTCAGGCTTTTATAAGCCGGGCCAGGGAGGTATATGGATATGCAGCCGGATAA
- the trpB gene encoding tryptophan synthase subunit beta, with protein sequence MQPDNRGYFGSYGGIFVPETLIPALEELTKAYQQAQQDGNFQREVEHYLKNYVGRPSPVYLARGLSEKMGGARIWLKREDLNHTGAHKINNTLGQVLLARRMGKKRIIAETGAGQHGVATATAAAMFGLQCVVYMGEEDIRRQSLNVFRMKLLGAEVVEVSSGTGTLKDAMNEAMRDWVTNVRNTYYIIGSVAGPHPYPMMVRDFQKIIGQEAREQMLEQSGGLPHCVVACVGGGSNAMGAFYAFLEDREVELVGVEAGGLGLDTDRHAAPLTAGRPGVLHGSYSYLIQDGDGQVTPVHSVSAGLDYPGVGPEHSYLKDTGRVSYTVATDREALNAFHLLCRTEGIIPALESAHALAEAIKRAARMSKERSILVCLSGRGDKDVHTVAKEMGVDLA encoded by the coding sequence ATGCAGCCGGATAACAGGGGATATTTTGGTTCCTACGGAGGAATTTTTGTACCAGAAACGCTCATCCCGGCCCTGGAGGAACTGACAAAGGCCTACCAGCAGGCGCAGCAGGATGGCAATTTTCAACGGGAAGTGGAACATTACCTGAAAAATTATGTGGGCCGTCCCTCCCCGGTGTATCTTGCCCGGGGCTTAAGCGAAAAAATGGGGGGAGCCCGGATTTGGTTAAAACGGGAAGATTTAAATCACACCGGGGCCCACAAGATTAACAATACCCTGGGACAGGTGCTGCTGGCCAGGCGTATGGGCAAAAAGCGGATTATTGCCGAAACAGGAGCGGGTCAGCACGGCGTGGCCACCGCCACCGCCGCCGCCATGTTCGGGCTGCAGTGTGTGGTGTATATGGGAGAGGAGGACATCCGCCGCCAATCCCTCAATGTGTTTCGCATGAAGCTGCTGGGGGCGGAAGTGGTTGAAGTGTCCTCGGGAACCGGAACCCTGAAGGATGCCATGAATGAGGCCATGCGGGACTGGGTTACCAATGTCCGGAACACCTATTATATTATTGGTTCGGTGGCGGGTCCCCATCCCTATCCCATGATGGTCAGGGATTTTCAGAAAATCATCGGCCAGGAGGCCCGGGAGCAGATGCTGGAGCAAAGCGGAGGCCTGCCCCACTGCGTAGTGGCCTGTGTTGGAGGCGGCAGCAATGCCATGGGGGCTTTCTATGCCTTTCTGGAGGATCGGGAGGTAGAACTGGTGGGGGTTGAGGCCGGGGGCTTGGGACTGGATACCGACCGGCACGCCGCGCCGCTTACGGCAGGTCGTCCGGGTGTGCTGCACGGTTCCTACAGCTATTTAATTCAAGATGGGGACGGCCAGGTTACGCCGGTTCATTCGGTTTCCGCAGGTTTGGATTATCCCGGAGTGGGACCGGAGCACAGTTATCTCAAAGATACCGGCCGGGTTTCCTATACCGTGGCCACCGACCGGGAGGCCCTGAATGCCTTTCATTTATTATGCCGAACCGAGGGGATTATTCCCGCCCTGGAAAGCGCCCACGCCCTGGCGGAGGCGATTAAGCGAGCCGCTCGCATGAGCAAGGAGCGAAGTATCCTGGTTTGCTTATCAGGCCGGGGTGACAAGGATGTTCATACCGTGGCCAAAGAAATGGGGGTGGATCTGGCATGA
- the trpA gene encoding tryptophan synthase subunit alpha → MSGVKKLTEKFAELKEKGEKALVTYVTAGDPNLETTARLVCAMEQAGADVIELGVPFSDPVADGPVIQRASTRSLQGGTHLTGILEMVRGIREKVQAPLVLMSYYNPILQYGLEKFCQDAVRCGIAGLIVPDLPLEEAGPLLHSSQEAGLAYIPLVAPTSPQRRLARIAESGQGFIYCVTVTGITGTKQNVSNEIARMSGEIREVTDLPLAAGFGIAAPEQAKAVAPYCDAVVVGSALVKLVENHREDSLEPVASLTAQLKQALLRL, encoded by the coding sequence ATGAGCGGAGTAAAAAAGCTGACGGAAAAGTTTGCAGAGCTAAAGGAAAAGGGCGAAAAGGCCCTGGTGACCTATGTTACCGCCGGGGATCCCAACCTGGAAACCACGGCCCGGCTGGTTTGCGCCATGGAACAGGCTGGAGCGGATGTGATTGAACTGGGAGTACCCTTTTCCGACCCGGTGGCCGACGGCCCGGTGATTCAACGGGCCTCCACCCGATCCCTGCAGGGAGGAACTCATTTAACCGGAATCTTAGAAATGGTACGGGGAATCCGGGAAAAGGTGCAGGCTCCCCTGGTGCTGATGTCCTATTACAACCCCATCTTACAATATGGTCTGGAGAAATTTTGTCAGGATGCGGTCCGTTGCGGCATTGCCGGTTTGATTGTTCCGGACCTGCCGCTGGAGGAAGCGGGGCCCTTATTGCATAGCTCCCAGGAGGCAGGCCTGGCCTACATCCCCCTGGTTGCCCCTACTAGTCCCCAAAGGCGTCTGGCCCGGATTGCAGAGAGCGGACAAGGCTTTATCTATTGTGTAACGGTCACCGGAATTACCGGTACCAAGCAAAATGTGAGCAACGAAATTGCCCGAATGTCCGGAGAAATCCGGGAGGTTACGGATTTACCCCTGGCGGCGGGTTTCGGTATTGCCGCGCCGGAACAGGCTAAAGCGGTGGCCCCCTATTGCGATGCCGTGGTGGTGGGAAGCGCCCTGGTTAAATTAGTAGAAAATCACCGGGAGGATAGTCTGGAGCCGGTAGCAAGCCTCACAGCCCAACTTAAACAGGCGCTTTTGCGACTGTGA
- the sigI gene encoding RNA polymerase sigma-I factor, with the protein MTLEQYTAQYLDQAKKGDKAAREILLSAGKPFVQRTAAAFCGRPLEWGRDEELSVGFIALDEAIDRFEPTRKIPFTGFARLVIKSRLSDYFRKEARHRHQPLEFQTLHQGPIQVDTEQAWENYLREAETRERQEEVLEFQRELSQYGISVEELVNASPKHCDSRENMIGVAKQVAEQPGLMEHLLRTKRLPVKELVPLSGLHRKTIEKGRRYIIAMSLLLHHRERFIYLYSYLKFTGWSEREGSNCG; encoded by the coding sequence TTGACATTAGAGCAATATACGGCACAGTACCTGGACCAGGCTAAAAAGGGTGATAAGGCAGCCAGAGAAATTTTGTTATCCGCAGGGAAACCCTTTGTTCAAAGGACCGCGGCGGCATTTTGCGGCAGGCCCTTGGAATGGGGGAGGGATGAAGAATTAAGCGTCGGATTCATTGCCTTGGATGAAGCCATCGACCGTTTTGAACCAACGCGAAAAATACCCTTCACGGGTTTTGCCCGGTTGGTTATTAAAAGCAGGCTTTCCGATTATTTTCGCAAGGAAGCCCGCCACCGGCACCAGCCCCTGGAGTTTCAAACTTTGCATCAGGGACCGATTCAGGTGGATACGGAACAGGCCTGGGAAAACTATTTACGGGAAGCTGAGACCAGGGAGCGTCAGGAAGAAGTGTTGGAATTCCAAAGGGAACTTTCCCAATATGGCATTAGTGTGGAAGAACTGGTGAACGCCTCACCCAAGCACTGTGATTCCAGAGAAAATATGATCGGAGTGGCAAAACAGGTGGCGGAGCAACCGGGATTGATGGAGCATTTACTGCGAACCAAAAGATTGCCCGTCAAGGAATTGGTGCCGCTTTCCGGCCTGCATCGCAAGACCATTGAGAAGGGTCGGCGCTATATTATCGCCATGTCCCTGTTGCTGCATCACCGGGAACGGTTTATTTATCTGTATTCCTATCTTAAATTTACCGGTTGGTCCGAGAGGGAGGGGAGCAACTGTGGTTAA
- a CDS encoding anti-sigma-I factor RsgI family protein: MVKGLLIRARGPLGIIMTSEGRFVRIILGAKSRCLGQEVQGRELKVPSLAQTMAVASVILVLLVGLWANSSLKPAAAAYVALDINPSIELSVNASGQVIRAQGLDPEGVLLLKKVHPEQLEIYKAVAVLVEGAVQYQYLNDVNDVVLVTITPAEGQQPVAIKQEKIEASVNQAVTALPTPVKVITGVATPEEHREAGQKGISVGRYLIYREILQQGGDLSLEEVKTKGLGQLEKEKNIQLQKSSNNGEKETLSVLKSEEKEIHSKEYIGVKDVQPAQEHQKIDDEPSKNQALPAIKVQDQAKNLNEDRDKDKDKDRDKKKDKNKDEEKEKRCSSKVRDEKKKDRDHSSRNPSRAMDNNRWRDGPYPYPIKAEDKANSRQHSWREKNETNKQWKCRGLKDR; encoded by the coding sequence GTGGTTAAAGGCTTGCTGATCCGTGCCAGAGGCCCCCTGGGAATCATCATGACCTCCGAAGGCCGGTTTGTCCGGATTATCCTTGGGGCGAAAAGCCGGTGTCTTGGACAGGAGGTTCAAGGGCGGGAACTAAAGGTTCCTTCGCTGGCTCAGACGATGGCAGTTGCCTCGGTTATTCTTGTATTACTGGTGGGATTATGGGCCAACAGCAGTTTGAAACCCGCAGCAGCAGCTTATGTTGCCTTGGATATTAATCCTAGCATTGAATTGTCGGTAAATGCTTCCGGACAAGTAATTCGCGCTCAGGGATTAGATCCCGAAGGGGTGCTGCTGCTAAAAAAAGTTCACCCCGAGCAACTGGAGATTTATAAAGCGGTTGCTGTCCTGGTAGAAGGGGCGGTTCAATATCAATATCTAAATGATGTGAATGATGTTGTACTGGTTACCATTACTCCGGCGGAGGGCCAGCAGCCGGTTGCTATAAAACAAGAAAAAATTGAGGCTTCCGTAAACCAAGCTGTTACCGCGCTGCCCACGCCGGTTAAAGTGATTACCGGCGTTGCCACGCCCGAAGAACACCGGGAGGCAGGCCAAAAAGGGATTTCTGTGGGACGCTACCTGATCTACAGAGAAATCCTGCAACAGGGCGGCGACCTATCCCTTGAGGAGGTTAAAACCAAGGGTCTTGGGCAATTGGAAAAAGAGAAGAACATCCAACTTCAGAAATCGAGTAACAATGGGGAGAAGGAAACCCTGTCCGTTCTAAAAAGTGAAGAAAAAGAGATTCATTCCAAGGAATATATTGGGGTTAAAGATGTTCAGCCCGCTCAAGAGCATCAAAAAATCGATGATGAGCCTTCAAAGAATCAAGCCCTGCCGGCCATAAAAGTCCAAGATCAAGCCAAGAATTTGAACGAGGATAGGGATAAAGACAAAGATAAGGATAGAGATAAAAAGAAGGATAAAAATAAGGACGAGGAAAAGGAAAAAAGATGTTCTTCAAAGGTTCGGGATGAAAAAAAGAAAGATCGGGACCATTCCTCAAGGAATCCTTCAAGGGCTATGGATAATAACCGCTGGCGG